The following coding sequences are from one Eucalyptus grandis isolate ANBG69807.140 chromosome 11, ASM1654582v1, whole genome shotgun sequence window:
- the LOC120289809 gene encoding 5-methyltetrahydropteroyltriglutamate--homocysteine methyltransferase-like — translation MVSRILPSPFIIPQIHTHTYYSQFSDFPLLIINKDADVVTIENCCSDESVFGEGVNYGAVIGLGVYDILSPRILSAEQIADSITKKLATNIVSFNPDYKFKTREHVGVKRALEDMVVAVELLCIELAHAMKEKSE, via the exons ATGGTGTCAAGGATACTACCCAGTCCCTTCATAATTCCc CAGATCCACACTCACACGTACTACTCCCAGTTCAGTGACTTCCCCCTCTTAATCATCAACAAGGATGCTGATGTTGTCACAATTGAGAACTGTTGCTCTGATGAGTCAGTTTTCGGTGAGGGAGTCAACTATGGTGCTGTGATTGGCCTCGGTGTCTATGACATCCTATCTCCTAGAATACTATCAGCTGAACAGATTGCGGATAGTATCACCAAGAAGCTCGCAACAAACATAGTGTCGTTTAACCCTGACTACAAATTCAAGACTCGTGAACACGTTGGGGTCAAACGTGCGCTCGAGGACATGGTTGTTGCTGTGGAGCTCCTCTGCATCGAACTTGCCCATGCTATGAAAGAAAAGTCTGAGTAA